The Haloferax volcanii DS2 DNA segment CGGTCCGCGTCTTTCGGTCGGCACCGCTGACTGTCACACCGACAGACGTTTCTCTCCCCCGCGACCGAGTGGTGTGAGATGACATCACAATTCCACGGAGGGCGGTCGGAATGAACGCCCGCTCGACCCTCGAACGCCTGTCGGAACTCGCCAACACCTACTTCGTCGGCCTCGTGCTCCTCGCGTCGGCCGCCGCGTTGGCGCAGCCGGACCTGTTCACGTGGATTGCGCCCTACATCTCGCCGCTCCTCGGGCTCATCATGCTCGGGATGGGGCTGACACTCCAGCCCGTTGACTTCCGTCGACTCGCGGAGCACCCGCGAGACGTGGCCATCGGCGCGCTCGCCCAGTGGCTCATCATGCCGACCGCCGCCTACGCGCTCACGGTGGTTCTCTCACTGCCGCCGGAGCTCGCGGTCGGCGTCATCCTCGTCGGCGCGGCCCCCGGCGGCACCGCCTCGAACGTCATGGCCTACCTCGGCAAGGGGGACGTGGCGCTCTCGGTCGCCATCACGACCGTCACCACGCTGGCCGCGCCGCTGGTCATGCCCGCGTGGGTCGTCGCGCTCGCCGGCGAACAGCTTCAAGTCGGCTTCGTGGACCTGTTTCTCAATATCGTCCAAATCGTCTTCATCCCGGTCGTCCTCGGCTTCGCGCTCCGAGTCGTGCTCGACCGCAACGCGCCCGAGGTTGCCGAAGTCGGCCTCGACGTGTTCCCGCTCGTCTCGGTCCTGAGCATCGTCGCCATCGTCGCGGCCGTCGTCGGCCTCAACGTCGATACCATCCTCGGCGCGGGCGCGGCCGCCATCGGAGCCGTCGTCCTCCACAACGCTATCGGCCTCGGCACCGGCTACGGCACCGGCCGCCTCGCCGGGATGTCCGCGGACCGCGTCAGAACGACCACGTTCGAAGTCGGCCTCCAGAACAGCGGGCTCGCGGCGGCCCTCGCGCTGTCGTTCTTCTCGCCCGCCGCCGCCCTGCCGCCCGCGCTGTTCAGCGTCTGGCACAACATCACCGGCCCGCTCCTCGCCAGCTACTTCGCGCGAACTGCGAGCGACTCCGCCGGTGACGCGCCGGCTGACGACTGAATCGTTCGTCGCAGTCTCGTCGTTGCGCCCCGTCTCGTCGGGTCGGAACCGATTCGGGGGTAATGTATTGTGTGGAGTAAACATCACTGTGTGATTCGAAACGTCGG contains these protein-coding regions:
- a CDS encoding bile acid:sodium symporter family protein, translating into MNARSTLERLSELANTYFVGLVLLASAAALAQPDLFTWIAPYISPLLGLIMLGMGLTLQPVDFRRLAEHPRDVAIGALAQWLIMPTAAYALTVVLSLPPELAVGVILVGAAPGGTASNVMAYLGKGDVALSVAITTVTTLAAPLVMPAWVVALAGEQLQVGFVDLFLNIVQIVFIPVVLGFALRVVLDRNAPEVAEVGLDVFPLVSVLSIVAIVAAVVGLNVDTILGAGAAAIGAVVLHNAIGLGTGYGTGRLAGMSADRVRTTTFEVGLQNSGLAAALALSFFSPAAALPPALFSVWHNITGPLLASYFARTASDSAGDAPADD